In the Methyloterricola oryzae genome, AAGGCCTCCATCGGGTTCGTCGCCTCATCCTTCCCAACTTCTTCTCCAACCTCGATATCCGCCGTAGCGCGCGCCCTCCCTGCTTTGTGATCCGGGGCCCACTAGGCCGCCCCGAGTTCCTTGGATTGGCAATGCGCATCACCACGGGCGTGCAGGAAGGGCGACAAACGGCTGGCAGCCATTTTTACACCCCAAATATCAGAGAATCATGATTTTCTACCAAATATATCGTCCATGCGCCCCCATTAATGACATGTGCTTTCACCACGCTCTGAGTGTCAGTATTTTTTACATGCCCGAATCAAAAATCACCATGCATTACAACAACCTATAAAGGCCGCGTTGCTTCTTTAGCCATCTCTGTAACAACCACGAGACAAGTTCGAACCCACTTATAAGCCTTAGACTTATATTCTGCGTCCGACGCAAGGGGCGCCACCATGCCTAATACCCCTTCAAAAATAAGTACATCACTTATCACCACCCCTGCAGCGGCGGCCCCACAAAGCCACTTGGCACGCCCTCTGCTTACTGGTCCCGTGCTGTCGCCCCAGTGCGACAGCACGGCACGAAGCCCGCTGTAAATAAACCCAAAATAAGCCGCGCCAAGGCAACTACGGAGCCCCGGCAGATCAGACGGTAGTCACCAATGCGCAGCGAGCTTCTTCAAGCCTTTCATATTTCATTGGGGATTGGACAGATATGAATAAGACAAGCACTGACGGCTTGTGCCTCACTCATTGGGCGGAGCACACCAGGAATGATTGCAAGGCGATATCGCAGGTATCCGGCCATGCATCTACCACACAAGAGGACGGACAATGACCGGCCGTAAGAATGAAAAACTGAAAACGTACCGGCTAACGGCGCTCATCGCGACCGTCACGCTGCTAGCGGCGGGTGGGGTCGCCATAACCGAGTCCACGCCTGTCGGGCCGACGGACGAGAGCAAAGTGCCGCACTATTTCGGGCCGAATCCGAACTGGGCCAACAGCCCTTTCCGTCTGCCGGATGTCATTGTGAGATTGAACGGCGGCGGCGGCACCGGTGCCACCGCGACAGCAGAGGTTGATCCCCAGAGCGGCGCCATCACTTCGATCACGGTCAAGAAGCCTGGCAGCGGCTATACCTCGGCTCCCACCGTGAAGATCCTTTCGGATCACGGCGCAGGCGCCTTGGCGACGGCGCTGGTGGATACCTCTGGGACGGTGAACGACGTGGTCGTTGCAAAACCCGGTAGCAAGTACAGCGCGCCGGTGGTGAGTTTCACGGGCGGCGGCGCAACGACGCCCGCGACCGGCGTGGTGTCGGGCGGCGTAGACGCCGTGCAGCTCGGACGCAGCGGCACCGGTTACACGGCACCCACCGTGGAATTCGGCTTGCCCGATCAGACCCTGCCGGGCGGCACCAAGGACCAGGCCAGAGGCCATACCGAGACATCGAACGGCGTGATTACGGCCATCGTCGTGGATTATCCCGGATCCGGTTACACCAAGGCGCCGACCGTGACCATCCACGACGGCACGGTCGCCGACCCCATCCAGCATTCCGGCGAGAGCGCCGCGACCGCTACCGCCACCCTGAAGGTCAGTGACGTCAGCCTCACCGATTTTGGCAGCGGCTATACCTCGGCACCGACCGTCACCATCAGCGACAGCAACGGCGGGATCGGCCGGGGCGCCACGGCGACTGCATCGGTAAGCACGGCGGGTTCGGTCACGTCCATTCGGCTCACCAACGGCGGGTCCAACTACATGACCCCCGGCATCCGGAAATTCACCGATGCGCTGCCAGCACTCTGTTACCCTGGCGGCGACCCCCTATCGGGCATAGCGGCCTGCCCGAGCTCCGGCAAGTACATCCCGCTGGCGGTTCCCGAAGAGAAGACCTACAACGGCGTCGCCGCGGACGAATACGTCGTGGGCCTGATCCAGTACCGGACCAATTTCTCCTCCAGCCTGCCGAACACATTGGTGCGCGGTTATGTGCAGATCGAAACGCCGGCAAACGCGGCCATCAGCCAGCATTTCCCGCTGGTCAATGAAATGCTCGACGGATCGCTGCAGCCCGTGAAGATCAATGGCGTGCAGGCCTACGGCGTGACCCGGCCGCAATGGATGGGCCCCACCATCAGCGCGACCAAGAATAAGCCGGTACGCCTGGTATTCCATAACCTGTTGCCCACCGGCGCCGGCGGCGATCTGTTCCTGCCGACCGACAGCAGCCTCATGGGATCAGGCGCGGGCGCCGTCGCGCTGAACGAGCCCACCAACAGCGAATCGGTCATGGATGAGGTCCGCAACCCCATGTGTAACGAGCCGGATAAGGATCGCACCAAGTGCTTTGCCAACAACCGGACAGCCGTGCACCTGCATGGCGGCATCAGCCCCTGGATCAGCGACGGCACGCCACATCAATGGATCACCCCGGCCGGCGAGAACACGCCGTGGCCGCAGGGCGTGAGCGTGAAGAACGTGCCCGACATGGATGTATGCGGTGCCGCCGACGACGGTTGCCAGACCTTCTATTACACCAACCAGCAGTCGGCCCGACTGATGTTTTATCACGATCATGCCTGGGGCACGACGCGTCTGAATGTGTATGCCGGTGTGGCCGCAGGCTATCTGATCAGCGACGATGCCGAGAAGAACCTGATTGCTCAGGGCCTCCTGCCTGGCGCGGCCGATACGATTCCGCTCATCGTTCAGGACCGCACCTTCGTGCCCGAGGACAGCGCCCTGTACAACCAGAAGAACGCCGCGGGCAAGGTGACCAGCTACGGGCAGGATCCCACCTGGGACAAGGCTCACTGGGGCGGCCTGGGGAACTTCTGGTATCACCATGTCTACATGCCCGCGCAAAATCCCGGCGATCCTTCCGGCATGAGCGCATACGGCCGCTGGATGTATGGCGCCTGGTTCTGGCCGCCTGCTTCGGCTCTGAAATATGGCCCCATCGCGAACCCCTACTACGACCCCAATTGCAAGCTGGACGTCAAGGCCACCTGGCAGTACAAGGTGGACCCCTTCTGCGAGCCGCCGCAAATTCCGGGCACGCCGAACATCTCCGTGGGCATGGAGCAGTTCAACGACACGCCCATCGTCAATGGCGTGGCGTACCCGACGGTCACGCTGCAGCCCAAGACCTACCGACTGCGGGTCCTCAACGCGGCCAACGATCGCTTCTTCAATTTCCAGTGGTATGTGGCTGACCCGAACACCGCCAGCACCCAGCTGAACCAGTTCGCCCAGACGATCGGCGGCACCGAGGTGGCGCTGAAAGCCAGCGAACTGGCTGCGGCTCAGGGCAATCCAAACGTCTTTCCAACGCCCGACACCGCCATCAGCGCGCCTGGCCCGGACTGGATTCAAATTGGCAGCGAAGGTGGCTTCCTGCCGTCACCGGCCGTCGTTGACGGTCAGCAGGTGACGACCTGGATCACCGACCCGACCCGTTTTGACGTGCTCAACGTCGATCAGCATTCACTACTGCTGGCGCCCGCCGAGCGCGCCGACGTGCTGGTCGACTTCTCGAAGTTCCGCGGCAAGACGCTCATACTCTACAACGATGCGCCCGCCGCGTTCCCGGCCCGCGTGCCTTCATACGACTATTACACGGGGGGACCGGATTTGCGCCCAGTCGGCGCGCCGACCATCGTGCCCGGCTTCGGCCCCAATACCCGCACGGTCATGCAGGTAAAAATCGCGGACGTGGCACGCGCGCCGGCCTATGACCTGGCGGCGCTGAATGCGGCATTCGCGCACAAACCGGACGGCAGCGGGGTGTTCGAATCCAGTCAGCACCCGATCATTGTGGGCCAGGCGCCTTACAACGCGGCGTATGGAACCAACTTCGTTTCCGCCGGAAACTGCAATGTGGCCAAAAATCCGTCGCCGCAATGCGATGGCCTGGTGCGGGTGGGCGACACCGCAAAGTTCAGCTTCAACACCTTGACCTCGGGCAAATTGACTTTGCCCCTGCAACCCAAGGCCATCCACGATGAGATGAACTCGACGATGTTCGACGAGTTCGGCCGCATGCAGGCCACCCTGGGAATGGAGGCGAGTCCGCCGACACCCGGCTTGCAGAACGTGACCCTGTTCCCCTTCATCAATCCGCCCACCGAGATCATCGATGGCACCCACCTGCCCAAAGCCGTGGTGGCCTATAACGCGATGACCGGCCTGCCCGACAGCGAAGTCAAGGTGGAACCGATCTCGACCGCGGACGATGGATCGCAGATCTGGCGCGTCACCCACAACGGTGTGGACACGCATCCCATCCATTTCCACCTCTACGATGTTCAGGTGTTGAACCGGGTGACCTGGGACGACATCATCATTCCGCCCGACGCCAATGAACTCGGTTGGAAG is a window encoding:
- a CDS encoding fibronectin type III domain-containing protein, producing MTGRKNEKLKTYRLTALIATVTLLAAGGVAITESTPVGPTDESKVPHYFGPNPNWANSPFRLPDVIVRLNGGGGTGATATAEVDPQSGAITSITVKKPGSGYTSAPTVKILSDHGAGALATALVDTSGTVNDVVVAKPGSKYSAPVVSFTGGGATTPATGVVSGGVDAVQLGRSGTGYTAPTVEFGLPDQTLPGGTKDQARGHTETSNGVITAIVVDYPGSGYTKAPTVTIHDGTVADPIQHSGESAATATATLKVSDVSLTDFGSGYTSAPTVTISDSNGGIGRGATATASVSTAGSVTSIRLTNGGSNYMTPGIRKFTDALPALCYPGGDPLSGIAACPSSGKYIPLAVPEEKTYNGVAADEYVVGLIQYRTNFSSSLPNTLVRGYVQIETPANAAISQHFPLVNEMLDGSLQPVKINGVQAYGVTRPQWMGPTISATKNKPVRLVFHNLLPTGAGGDLFLPTDSSLMGSGAGAVALNEPTNSESVMDEVRNPMCNEPDKDRTKCFANNRTAVHLHGGISPWISDGTPHQWITPAGENTPWPQGVSVKNVPDMDVCGAADDGCQTFYYTNQQSARLMFYHDHAWGTTRLNVYAGVAAGYLISDDAEKNLIAQGLLPGAADTIPLIVQDRTFVPEDSALYNQKNAAGKVTSYGQDPTWDKAHWGGLGNFWYHHVYMPAQNPGDPSGMSAYGRWMYGAWFWPPASALKYGPIANPYYDPNCKLDVKATWQYKVDPFCEPPQIPGTPNISVGMEQFNDTPIVNGVAYPTVTLQPKTYRLRVLNAANDRFFNFQWYVADPNTASTQLNQFAQTIGGTEVALKASELAAAQGNPNVFPTPDTAISAPGPDWIQIGSEGGFLPSPAVVDGQQVTTWITDPTRFDVLNVDQHSLLLAPAERADVLVDFSKFRGKTLILYNDAPAAFPARVPSYDYYTGGPDLRPVGAPTIVPGFGPNTRTVMQVKIADVARAPAYDLAALNAAFAHKPDGSGVFESSQHPIIVGQAPYNAAYGTNFVSAGNCNVAKNPSPQCDGLVRVGDTAKFSFNTLTSGKLTLPLQPKAIHDEMNSTMFDEFGRMQATLGMEASPPTPGLQNVTLFPFINPPTEIIDGTHLPKAVVAYNAMTGLPDSEVKVEPISTADDGSQIWRVTHNGVDTHPIHFHLYDVQVLNRVTWDDIIIPPDANELGWKDTVRMSPLEDTIVALRPVIPQLPFELPNSVRPLNPMMPTGSTAYFNNVDPAGNPTANIINEYVNFGWEYVFHCHILSHEEMDMMRPVSAVVPPQQPTGLTAQAAPTDTGGTVSLSWSDNSIADTAYVVQRSADNGVTWSNVTSLPMSFDPAVPASDPASPGYKGARTYTDSTVQQGATYLYKVVAQNKVGYGKEFPSVTASSSTDTTATTVPAVPPAAPSNATVALVTTANNTSNARVTFKDNAANEAGFVVERSEDGGANFAQIGTLPAWNNATRVPYVDATVEPGKTYVYRVASVNGGGIKSDYAQTGPIVIPVPAAPAAPSGLALALQAGPRVRVSFTDNALGEAGFIIERSSDGGVSFTPIGTAPARNLTGAVTYFDTAIQGGATDMTYLYRVAAYNAGGNSAAAGPVGVVVPALPAAPSTFAAAAGATAGSVALSWSDNSANETGFTIQRADDAAFATNLVSVNVAATAGTGVRTRNITGLTPGGSYYFRIRANNGTIIFTNFVNATPFPVQAK